In a single window of the Lentisphaerota bacterium genome:
- a CDS encoding glycoside hydrolase family 2 protein has translation MEFDGVFRDCSAWLNGHYLGRNESGYSSFQYDCTDYTLFGEKNVLVVRVDATHFEGWFYEGAGIYRHVWLTKTAPVHVGHWGAFVQTRPGRAQAAIRTDVAVVNEGEQAATVEIRGEVIDAEGNVVQKCLKRGIALPPWGQRNVTLKITLKNPALWSLESPNLYTWRTTILQNGREVDRLDTPFGIRSIRFDPDKGFFLNNKPVKIRGTCNHQDHAGVGVALPDRIQSFRVERLKEMGCNAIRTSHNPPTPELLDACDRLGMLIMDEHRMMGSSREILGQLECLVRRDRNHPSVILWSILNEEPIQWTEMGNRVAAPMKRLVKRLDPTRPVTAGAWGEKGYFGVVDVMGVNYIFLGDMDKLHADNPTLPIVGSEEGSVLTTRGIYEKDAAKGYVTAYDLEFPSQWGKSSREWVPFFENRPFLAGTFAWTGFDYRGEPAPHDKWPCVSSNFGILDTCGFPKDSFYYFQSWWTSRTVLHFLPHWNWPGREGQEIDVWCYSNCDEVELFLNDRSLGRKAMPQLGYLSWMVPYAPGALQAKGYKRRKLIAEKRVETTGAPAAIQLTPDRAVIAADGMDVSIITVAVLDRQGRLVPVADNEVRFTLSGPGKIIGVGNGDPSCHEPDKGSDGDPWKRSVFNGLAQIIVQAGRKTRKLKLQAEAKGLRTGTTTLALRTTGF, from the coding sequence TTGGAGTTCGACGGTGTATTCCGGGATTGTTCCGCCTGGCTGAACGGTCATTATCTGGGAAGGAACGAGAGTGGCTACAGCAGTTTCCAGTACGATTGCACGGATTACACTTTGTTCGGCGAGAAGAATGTTCTAGTCGTGCGGGTGGACGCCACACACTTCGAGGGGTGGTTTTATGAAGGTGCCGGCATCTACCGCCATGTGTGGCTGACCAAAACAGCGCCCGTGCACGTTGGGCATTGGGGGGCCTTCGTCCAGACGCGCCCGGGTCGCGCCCAGGCCGCCATCCGCACGGATGTCGCGGTGGTCAATGAGGGCGAACAGGCCGCCACCGTAGAGATCCGGGGCGAAGTAATCGATGCGGAAGGCAACGTGGTTCAGAAATGCCTGAAGCGGGGGATTGCGCTGCCGCCATGGGGACAGCGGAACGTGACGCTTAAAATAACGCTCAAGAACCCCGCGCTCTGGTCGTTGGAATCGCCCAATCTCTACACCTGGCGGACGACCATTCTGCAGAACGGGCGCGAGGTGGACCGTCTGGATACGCCGTTCGGCATCCGTTCCATTCGCTTCGATCCGGACAAAGGGTTCTTCCTCAACAACAAGCCCGTGAAGATCCGCGGCACCTGCAACCACCAAGACCACGCCGGGGTAGGGGTGGCCCTGCCGGATCGGATCCAGTCCTTCCGCGTCGAACGACTCAAGGAGATGGGGTGCAACGCCATTCGCACGTCGCACAATCCACCAACCCCGGAACTCCTGGACGCCTGCGACCGGTTGGGGATGCTGATCATGGATGAGCATCGCATGATGGGGAGCAGCCGCGAGATCCTTGGCCAGTTGGAGTGTCTGGTCCGCCGCGACCGAAACCACCCCAGTGTCATTCTTTGGTCCATCCTCAACGAGGAGCCGATTCAGTGGACGGAGATGGGGAACCGCGTGGCCGCACCCATGAAACGGCTGGTCAAGCGCCTGGACCCGACTCGTCCGGTCACTGCCGGAGCGTGGGGGGAGAAGGGGTACTTCGGCGTGGTGGACGTGATGGGCGTAAACTACATTTTCCTGGGCGACATGGACAAGCTGCACGCCGACAATCCAACGCTGCCGATCGTGGGCAGCGAGGAAGGCAGTGTACTGACCACACGAGGGATCTACGAGAAGGATGCGGCCAAAGGATATGTGACGGCTTACGACCTGGAATTCCCCTCGCAATGGGGTAAGTCGTCCCGTGAATGGGTCCCTTTCTTCGAGAATCGTCCATTCCTGGCTGGCACCTTTGCCTGGACCGGATTCGACTACCGGGGTGAACCGGCGCCACATGACAAGTGGCCGTGCGTCAGTTCAAATTTCGGGATTCTCGACACCTGCGGTTTTCCCAAGGACAGTTTCTACTACTTTCAATCCTGGTGGACGTCCAGGACCGTGCTCCATTTCCTGCCGCACTGGAACTGGCCGGGCAGGGAGGGGCAGGAGATTGACGTCTGGTGCTATAGCAACTGTGACGAGGTCGAGCTGTTCTTGAACGACCGGAGTCTGGGCCGGAAGGCCATGCCGCAGCTTGGCTATCTCTCCTGGATGGTTCCGTATGCCCCCGGTGCCTTGCAGGCCAAGGGGTACAAACGGCGCAAGCTGATCGCGGAGAAACGCGTGGAGACCACCGGCGCGCCAGCAGCCATTCAACTGACGCCTGACCGGGCCGTCATTGCGGCGGACGGAATGGACGTGTCAATCATCACGGTTGCCGTTCTCGACAGACAAGGAAGACTTGTGCCCGTGGCCGACAACGAGGTGCGCTTTACACTTTCCGGTCCCGGCAAAATCATCGGCGTGGGCAATGGCGACCCTTCCTGCCACGAGCCGGACAAGGGCTCGGATGGGGATCCATGGAAGCGCAGCGTGTTCAACGGTCTGGCCCAGATCATCGTGCAGGCTGGCAGAAAAACCAGAAAACTCAAACTGCAGGCGGAGGCGAAGGGTTTGCGCACGGGCACCACCACCCTTGCACTCAGGACAACTGGTTTCTAG
- a CDS encoding L-rhamnose mutarotase — translation MTKRTIHMARIKSECLDAYKEYHRQVWPELEAVYRKAGFTELSCFLNDNLLVIFLEYDNARYPASSAWLDTNEVQVKWQALMKPMSDPEFTKLDFEEIYRMSESSLQPA, via the coding sequence ATGACCAAACGCACCATCCACATGGCCCGGATCAAGTCCGAGTGTCTGGACGCCTACAAGGAATACCACCGGCAGGTCTGGCCGGAGTTAGAAGCGGTCTACCGGAAGGCGGGCTTCACCGAGTTGAGCTGCTTCCTGAACGACAATTTGCTGGTGATCTTCCTCGAATACGACAACGCGCGCTATCCCGCCTCCAGCGCGTGGCTCGACACAAACGAGGTGCAGGTCAAGTGGCAGGCGCTGATGAAGCCGATGTCGGACCCGGAATTTACGAAGCTGGATTTCGAGGAGATCTATCGCATGTCCGAAAGTAGTCTTCAGCCTGCGTAG
- a CDS encoding trehalose utilization protein ThuA, with amino-acid sequence MSTASKIRVTLWNEFRHERKHEHIQKIYPDGMHKTLADALQQQGFTTRLAALDDAEHGLTEDVLANTDVLTWWGHCAHGEVRDEIVERVHRHVVERGMGLIVLHSGHHSKIFRKLMGTTGNLRWREAGEKERLWVITPGHPIAEGIGDFIELEHTEMYGEFFDIPMPDELVFISWFAGGEVFRSGCCWRRGKGKVFYFRPGHETYPIYHNQQVQQVIGNAARWARYAGNATPNICIHAKDPLEKLNTGA; translated from the coding sequence ATGTCCACGGCCAGCAAGATCCGCGTAACCTTGTGGAACGAATTCCGCCACGAGCGGAAACACGAGCACATCCAAAAGATCTACCCCGACGGCATGCACAAGACCCTTGCCGATGCGCTGCAGCAGCAGGGGTTCACCACCCGGCTGGCCGCGCTGGACGACGCCGAGCACGGGCTGACCGAGGATGTGCTGGCCAACACCGATGTCCTGACCTGGTGGGGACATTGCGCCCACGGGGAGGTGCGCGACGAGATCGTGGAGCGGGTGCACCGGCACGTGGTGGAGCGGGGCATGGGACTGATCGTGCTGCATTCCGGCCATCACTCCAAAATCTTCCGCAAGCTGATGGGGACCACGGGCAACCTGCGCTGGCGCGAGGCGGGCGAGAAGGAACGCCTGTGGGTGATCACCCCCGGACACCCAATTGCCGAAGGGATCGGCGACTTCATCGAGCTGGAACACACGGAAATGTATGGTGAGTTCTTCGACATCCCCATGCCGGACGAATTGGTCTTCATCAGTTGGTTTGCGGGCGGCGAAGTCTTTCGCAGCGGATGCTGCTGGCGACGCGGCAAGGGAAAGGTCTTCTACTTCCGGCCGGGGCACGAGACCTACCCGATCTACCACAACCAGCAGGTGCAGCAGGTGATCGGCAACGCGGCACGTTGGGCCCGCTACGCGGGCAATGCGACGCCGAACATCTGCATCCACGCGAAAGACCCGCTGGAAAAGCTCAACACCGGCGCGTGA
- a CDS encoding Gfo/Idh/MocA family oxidoreductase, translating into MRKEANRKLRCGVIGLGMGRGHVQGYQSHPACEVVAVADMDEKRLAGAQTEFKVPQTYTDAMEMLKRADLDVVSVATPNKFHAPLTIAALKAGCHVLCEKPMAMTLPEALAMQRTAVACRKTLAINFSYRFSAMSFALKQQVDSGLIGNIYFGRTVWHRRRGMPGFGGWFGNKELAGGGPLIDLGVHRIDLALWLMGHPRPVSVSGSTYNVIAARKAHEEKKHYSVEDLAAGIVKFDNGATLIVEASWALNNNENEQMITSLYGDKGGLVQKNRNGTYDFTAEIYTEEGGNLYTKALDQAVTQPPTAYHDFIDSILQKREPLATAEHGVRVQMILDGLYRSAAEGREIRFKK; encoded by the coding sequence ATGCGCAAGGAGGCGAATCGGAAGTTGCGTTGCGGCGTGATTGGTCTCGGCATGGGGCGCGGGCATGTGCAGGGTTACCAGAGCCATCCCGCGTGCGAGGTGGTGGCGGTGGCGGACATGGACGAGAAGCGGCTGGCCGGCGCGCAGACCGAATTCAAGGTGCCGCAGACCTATACTGACGCGATGGAGATGCTGAAGCGCGCCGATCTGGACGTGGTCAGCGTGGCCACGCCGAACAAATTCCATGCCCCGCTCACCATCGCGGCGCTAAAAGCCGGTTGCCACGTGCTGTGCGAAAAGCCCATGGCCATGACGCTGCCCGAGGCGCTGGCCATGCAGCGAACGGCTGTGGCGTGCCGCAAGACGCTGGCCATCAATTTCTCCTACCGCTTCAGCGCCATGAGCTTTGCGCTCAAGCAACAGGTGGATTCCGGCCTCATCGGCAACATCTACTTCGGCCGCACGGTATGGCATCGTCGGCGCGGCATGCCGGGGTTTGGCGGCTGGTTCGGCAACAAGGAGCTGGCCGGAGGCGGTCCGTTGATTGACCTGGGGGTGCACCGGATCGATCTGGCCCTCTGGTTGATGGGGCATCCCCGTCCGGTTTCGGTCAGCGGCAGCACGTACAATGTCATCGCCGCGCGCAAGGCCCACGAAGAGAAGAAGCATTACTCGGTGGAGGACCTCGCCGCCGGCATCGTGAAGTTCGACAACGGCGCCACGCTGATCGTCGAAGCCTCGTGGGCGCTCAACAATAACGAGAATGAGCAGATGATAACCTCGCTCTACGGCGACAAGGGCGGTCTCGTGCAGAAAAACCGAAACGGCACGTACGACTTCACGGCCGAAATCTACACCGAGGAAGGCGGCAACCTCTACACCAAGGCGCTGGATCAGGCCGTGACGCAACCCCCCACCGCCTACCACGACTTCATCGACAGCATCCTGCAGAAACGCGAACCGCTGGCCACGGCCGAGCACGGTGTCCGGGTGCAGATGATCCTCGACGGCCTCTACCGCAGCGCGGCCGAGGGGCGCGAAATCCGTTTCAAGAAGTAA